A window of candidate division TA06 bacterium contains these coding sequences:
- a CDS encoding radical SAM protein, which yields MKIVLLNPPGKKLYLRDNYCAKVSKTGYINPPVDLIVISGWLWNKHKLKAVDAIVQRLSPPKTMSEILAFKSQAAIVLTSRLSWPEDVIFLRQLKNELPDLLLIGCGDLFLANWSKEEWQSIFEAVIFDYTTPNLARFLDEFEKRVEHSFTYEGIAFKKDNGSWVGKWQAASGEYRIPISQHELFPLRLYRHPFLRRLPYTVVVSDFGCPYRCSFCLSGVLGYKFRPVSDVIEELLYLKSLGVKEIFFGDQCYGVPRERNEEMMKTMLVNNLKFGWGCYTRIDAVDKELLSLMKRAGCHTIVFGLESATPEICRQIHKAIDVDRAKEALSWCQKLKIQTVATFIFGLPGESKKECLKTMELAMTLNLDYASFNLATPRPLKRALGIKSITQALIIAQNALELLRESFKK from the coding sequence ATGAAAATTGTTTTATTGAACCCTCCTGGCAAAAAACTGTATTTGCGGGACAACTATTGCGCCAAAGTCTCCAAAACTGGCTATATCAATCCGCCGGTTGATTTAATTGTCATAAGCGGCTGGCTGTGGAATAAACACAAACTTAAAGCGGTTGATGCCATCGTCCAGAGGTTATCTCCACCAAAGACAATGTCCGAAATTCTGGCGTTTAAATCACAAGCAGCAATAGTCTTGACCAGCCGGCTTTCCTGGCCCGAGGATGTTATATTTTTAAGACAATTGAAGAATGAACTGCCAGATTTACTACTCATCGGTTGCGGCGATTTATTTTTAGCAAATTGGAGCAAAGAGGAGTGGCAATCTATATTTGAAGCGGTGATTTTTGATTATACCACTCCTAATTTAGCAAGATTTCTTGATGAGTTTGAGAAAAGGGTTGAGCATAGCTTTACTTATGAGGGAATAGCTTTTAAAAAAGACAATGGTAGTTGGGTAGGGAAGTGGCAGGCAGCGAGCGGCGAATATCGCATTCCCATATCCCAGCATGAACTCTTCCCACTGCGGCTTTATCGCCATCCTTTTTTAAGGCGTCTGCCATACACCGTGGTGGTCAGCGATTTCGGCTGCCCGTATCGTTGTAGTTTCTGTCTTTCAGGGGTCTTGGGCTATAAATTCAGGCCGGTTTCGGATGTGATTGAAGAATTGCTCTACTTGAAATCATTAGGAGTTAAAGAGATCTTTTTTGGCGACCAATGTTATGGAGTGCCGCGGGAGCGCAATGAAGAAATGATGAAAACAATGTTGGTTAATAATTTAAAATTTGGCTGGGGGTGCTATACCCGGATAGATGCGGTGGATAAGGAATTATTATCGTTGATGAAAAGGGCCGGCTGTCATACGATCGTCTTTGGCCTGGAGAGCGCCACGCCTGAAATATGCCGTCAGATTCATAAGGCAATAGATGTTGACCGCGCTAAAGAGGCGTTGAGCTGGTGTCAGAAGCTGAAAATTCAAACCGTAGCTACATTTATTTTTGGACTTCCCGGTGAAAGCAAAAAAGAATGTTTAAAAACAATGGAACTGGCTATGACTCTTAACTTAGATTATGCCTCGTTTAATCTGGCTACTCCTCGTCCTTTGAAAAGGGCATTAGGGATTAAAAGTATTACACAGGCACTAATCATAGCTCAAAATGCATTGGAACTTTTAAGAGAGAGTTTTAAGAAATGA
- a CDS encoding polyprenol monophosphomannose synthase, producing the protein MIAGIMIPTYCEAKNIRPLVEEILSLNLDLKILIVDDCSPDGTGLIAQELARRHPERVAVMERLTERGRGVAGLAGFKEILTWPAKYVVEMDADFSHHPRYLPAMLEAMEDCDVAVGSRFVRGGRDCGRPWLRRLITFFANIYIRRILEIKIRDGTSGYRCFRREVLESIDLDHAISLGPSVVQEILYKAHLKGFRLKEIPVVFIDRVRGRSTFNWQVFIEGFLMILVLWFLFSRIRRLPTAEEIELYTNEILRNSRTANE; encoded by the coding sequence ATGATTGCCGGTATAATGATACCCACTTATTGCGAGGCGAAAAACATTCGCCCGCTGGTGGAGGAGATTTTATCCTTGAACCTTGACTTGAAAATACTGATCGTGGACGATTGTTCTCCCGACGGCACCGGTTTGATTGCCCAAGAATTAGCCCGCCGGCATCCGGAGCGGGTGGCGGTGATGGAGCGGCTGACCGAGCGGGGCCGGGGAGTGGCCGGCCTTGCCGGATTCAAGGAGATATTGACCTGGCCGGCGAAGTACGTGGTCGAAATGGATGCCGACTTTTCGCACCATCCCCGCTATTTGCCGGCCATGCTGGAGGCGATGGAGGACTGCGACGTGGCGGTCGGTTCGCGGTTCGTCAGGGGGGGGCGCGATTGCGGACGGCCCTGGCTGCGCCGTTTGATAACTTTTTTCGCCAACATTTATATTCGCCGGATTTTAGAAATAAAGATTCGTGATGGCACATCGGGTTACCGCTGCTTCCGACGAGAAGTTTTAGAATCCATTGATCTGGACCATGCCATCTCTTTGGGGCCTTCGGTAGTCCAGGAAATTCTATACAAAGCTCATTTAAAAGGCTTTCGTTTGAAAGAGATACCCGTGGTCTTTATAGATAGAGTCCGGGGACGCTCCACCTTTAATTGGCAGGTCTTTATAGAAGGATTTTTGATGATTTTAGTATTGTGGTTTCTATTCTCGCGGATAAGAAGATTGCCGACGGCCGAGGAAATAGAACTGTATACTAATGAAATTTTGCGGAATTCAAGAACCGCTAACGAATGA
- a CDS encoding class I SAM-dependent methyltransferase: MADKKEELYHHIVGGRKFLELALSVMKTEGQRRPIGIILDAGCGSGNLCRAMAEAGYQAVGVDISACAIEEAKKLAAGLSAEFVQADITAWNETRRFDAVTFTYALEHIPDPVQALAQIKRLTKPQGVVLIAIPNGHGPYEIFSLIPKKLGLARRLRPFFINDPLVRKMLAGFSSNFEDNPHLHYFSLNKAVELFLRTGFEVERYYKVGSFLLALHLPVVNRILQRRRAFEFFDRLDGVFSKLLPARLAAGWLFVLRPGKK, translated from the coding sequence ATGGCAGATAAAAAAGAAGAATTATATCATCACATCGTAGGTGGGAGGAAATTCCTTGAATTAGCGCTTTCGGTCATGAAGACTGAAGGCCAAAGAAGGCCCATCGGCATAATATTGGACGCGGGCTGCGGCTCGGGGAATTTGTGCCGGGCAATGGCCGAAGCGGGATATCAAGCGGTCGGGGTGGACATCTCGGCTTGCGCTATAGAAGAAGCCAAAAAACTTGCGGCCGGTCTTTCGGCAGAATTTGTCCAGGCTGATATTACTGCCTGGAATGAAACCCGAAGGTTTGACGCCGTGACATTTACTTACGCCTTGGAACATATTCCCGACCCGGTTCAAGCGTTGGCGCAGATTAAACGCCTGACCAAGCCGCAAGGCGTGGTTTTGATAGCCATACCCAATGGCCATGGCCCTTATGAGATATTCAGTCTGATTCCCAAAAAGCTTGGGCTGGCCAGGCGGCTAAGGCCGTTCTTTATAAATGATCCATTGGTTAGAAAGATGTTAGCCGGATTTAGCTCCAATTTTGAGGATAATCCCCACCTGCACTACTTTAGCCTGAATAAAGCAGTGGAACTATTTTTGCGGACCGGATTTGAGGTGGAGCGGTATTACAAAGTCGGGTCCTTTCTGCTCGCTTTGCATTTACCGGTAGTCAACCGCATCCTTCAACGGCGCCGGGCTTTTGAATTTTTCGATCGCTTAGACGGCGTATTTTCTAAACTGTTGCCGGCCCGGTTGGCCGCGGGTTGGCTGTTCGTCTTAAGACCGGGCAAAAAGTAA